In a single window of the Thermococcus sp. genome:
- a CDS encoding helicase C-terminal domain-containing protein: protein MGESTDTFEYFPYRKMRPNQREFIEFVAETVRNGENVIIEAPTGFGKTVSVLAGILPFAKEEGYKVLYLARTHRQMDRVIEELKVISGKSLVSGVELRSRKELCLHNYLTQFTTDAYTAMVVCKNLKKLGKCEFYENEKKKRVEFDEFVRFFLESPSHPSEILSYAETLELCPYDLTKRITEKADVIVASYLYLLSPSIRENFISSLDVDYSDLIVVFDEAHNLPDQAISVLSDKISINTVNRAIKEADEYNEHEIANFLSILGRGLEMLFQEKLGNKEVQETPIQPELVFEHVVNVLNFDTRWLVKTLNDMVAIGDSIREDRIEKGKPPRSYIGRVGEFLLLWLSLIGREDYLFIMSRGRGLSLELVALDPSKALSFIREVQSAVFMSGTLTPLEAFRDIMGVENARFRKFPRMVKRENAQVLVAKDVSTRGEERSFQVYKKIVEYIVEAARIIPKNVGVFTASYEVLQGLLSANLGVRLEEIGKAVFVEKQGVSSAENDALVRAFKAHAKGNGAVLLGVIGGRNSEGQDYSGDEMNGVILVGVPYARPTPRIQAQIRYFEGKFPEKGRYYGYFLPAHRKLAQAAGRVHRSAEERGSIIVLDYRLLWRGIRKDLPDWMVEVMRPVDLGRMRLYLKRFWTNGR from the coding sequence ATGGGCGAGAGCACTGACACCTTTGAGTACTTTCCTTACCGGAAGATGCGACCGAACCAGCGTGAGTTCATTGAGTTTGTCGCTGAAACGGTAAGAAACGGGGAGAACGTGATAATTGAGGCACCAACTGGCTTCGGAAAGACAGTTAGTGTTTTGGCTGGAATCCTACCCTTTGCGAAGGAAGAGGGCTATAAGGTGCTCTACCTCGCGAGAACCCACAGACAGATGGACCGCGTCATAGAGGAGCTCAAGGTGATAAGTGGAAAGAGCTTGGTCTCTGGAGTTGAACTCAGGAGCAGAAAGGAGCTGTGCCTCCACAACTACCTCACTCAATTCACAACGGATGCATACACCGCTATGGTCGTCTGCAAGAACCTAAAGAAGCTCGGAAAGTGTGAGTTCTACGAGAACGAGAAGAAGAAAAGGGTTGAGTTCGACGAGTTTGTGCGCTTTTTCCTCGAAAGCCCCAGCCACCCCTCTGAAATTCTGAGCTACGCTGAAACACTTGAGCTGTGTCCCTACGATTTAACCAAAAGGATAACCGAGAAGGCCGATGTGATAGTGGCGAGCTATCTCTACCTCCTCAGTCCCAGCATCAGGGAGAACTTCATCAGCTCCCTCGATGTGGATTATTCTGACCTCATAGTCGTCTTCGACGAGGCTCACAACCTTCCTGACCAGGCGATTTCGGTGTTAAGTGATAAAATCAGCATAAACACCGTGAATAGGGCCATAAAGGAAGCGGATGAGTATAACGAGCATGAGATAGCAAACTTCCTCAGTATCCTTGGCAGGGGGCTGGAGATGCTCTTCCAGGAGAAACTTGGTAACAAAGAGGTTCAGGAGACCCCAATTCAACCGGAACTTGTCTTTGAGCACGTTGTAAACGTCCTCAACTTTGATACGCGTTGGCTCGTCAAGACACTCAACGACATGGTTGCAATAGGTGATTCGATAAGGGAAGACCGAATAGAGAAGGGCAAGCCCCCGCGCTCTTACATCGGCCGCGTTGGAGAGTTCCTCCTTCTCTGGCTGTCACTGATAGGGAGGGAGGACTACCTATTTATAATGAGTAGGGGTAGGGGTTTAAGCCTCGAACTTGTTGCCCTCGACCCCTCGAAGGCCCTCAGTTTTATCCGAGAAGTGCAGAGTGCGGTCTTCATGTCCGGAACGCTCACGCCGCTTGAGGCCTTCAGAGACATCATGGGGGTTGAGAACGCTCGCTTTAGGAAATTCCCGCGCATGGTGAAGCGGGAGAACGCGCAGGTTTTAGTGGCGAAGGACGTTTCCACTCGTGGAGAGGAGCGTTCGTTTCAGGTTTACAAAAAGATAGTGGAATACATAGTTGAAGCCGCCAGGATAATCCCAAAGAACGTTGGCGTTTTTACTGCCTCCTACGAGGTTCTTCAAGGCTTACTGTCAGCAAACCTGGGGGTCCGCCTTGAAGAGATAGGGAAGGCAGTCTTTGTGGAAAAACAGGGTGTTTCATCGGCGGAAAACGATGCCCTCGTAAGGGCATTTAAGGCTCATGCAAAGGGCAACGGTGCGGTGCTCCTCGGTGTTATAGGTGGAAGAAACAGCGAGGGCCAAGACTACAGTGGCGACGAGATGAACGGAGTTATCCTCGTTGGGGTACCCTATGCAAGACCAACACCAAGGATTCAGGCTCAGATACGCTATTTTGAGGGGAAATTCCCGGAGAAGGGCCGCTACTACGGCTATTTCCTCCCTGCCCACAGGAAGCTTGCCCAGGCGGCTGGGAGGGTCCACCGCTCGGCCGAGGAGAGGGGGAGCATAATCGTCCTTGATTACCGCTTGCTCTGGCGTGGAATAAGGAAGGATTTGCCCGACTGGATGGTTGAGGTGATGAGGCCGGTTGACCTCGGGCGGATGAGGCTCTATCTGAAGAGGTTCTGGACTAATGGACGGTGA
- a CDS encoding M42 family metallopeptidase produces the protein MVDFELLKKIIEAPGVSGYEFLGVRDAVIGAFKPYVDEIRVDKLGNVIAHKKGSGPKVMFAAHMDQIGLMVNHIEKNGFLRVVPVGGVDPRTLIAQRFKVWVGPNEYIYGVGGSVPPHIQKPEERNKAPTWEQVFIDIGAESQEEVEEMGVKVGTVITWDGRLERLGKHRLVSLAHDDRIAVYIFVEAARQLSETDADVYFVATAQEEVGLRGAKVSAFGIDPDYGFALDVTIAADVPGTPEHKQITQLGKGTAIKIMDRSVICHPTIVRWMEELAKKHDIPYQWDILTGGGTDAGVIHLTKTGVPSGGISIPARYIHSNTEVVDERDVDASVKLVVKVLEEIPELKL, from the coding sequence ATGGTTGATTTTGAACTGCTCAAGAAAATTATAGAGGCACCTGGTGTTTCCGGCTATGAGTTCCTCGGTGTTAGGGATGCTGTAATAGGTGCATTCAAACCCTACGTGGACGAGATAAGGGTTGACAAGCTCGGTAACGTCATAGCCCACAAGAAGGGGTCGGGACCAAAGGTTATGTTCGCGGCCCATATGGACCAGATAGGGCTGATGGTTAACCACATTGAGAAGAACGGGTTCCTCCGCGTCGTTCCGGTCGGCGGTGTTGACCCTAGGACGCTGATAGCTCAGCGCTTCAAGGTCTGGGTCGGACCGAACGAGTACATCTACGGCGTTGGCGGAAGCGTTCCGCCGCACATCCAGAAGCCCGAAGAGAGGAACAAAGCCCCAACCTGGGAGCAGGTGTTCATCGACATTGGAGCGGAGAGCCAGGAAGAGGTAGAGGAGATGGGCGTTAAAGTGGGGACCGTCATCACTTGGGACGGCCGTCTGGAGCGCCTCGGTAAGCACCGCCTCGTGAGCCTCGCCCACGACGACAGGATAGCCGTCTACATCTTCGTCGAGGCCGCCAGGCAGTTGAGTGAGACCGATGCTGACGTTTACTTCGTCGCTACCGCACAGGAGGAGGTCGGCCTTCGTGGTGCTAAGGTTTCAGCCTTTGGCATCGACCCGGACTACGGCTTCGCCCTCGACGTTACCATAGCGGCAGACGTTCCTGGAACGCCGGAACACAAGCAGATAACCCAGCTCGGTAAGGGCACCGCCATCAAGATAATGGACCGCTCCGTCATCTGCCACCCGACCATAGTCCGCTGGATGGAAGAACTGGCGAAGAAGCATGATATACCATACCAGTGGGACATTCTCACCGGTGGTGGAACCGACGCAGGAGTGATACACCTCACTAAGACCGGCGTCCCGAGCGGTGGGATAAGCATCCCAGCGCGCTACATCCACTCAAACACCGAGGTCGTTGATGAGCGCGACGTCGATGCGAGTGTTAAACTCGTCGTCAAGGTTCTTGAGGAGATTCCGGAACTTAAACTCTGA
- a CDS encoding DUF234 domain-containing protein yields the protein MISREGPVLSGRRSRYIIKDYCLNFWFSMIEPWKAAIDSSDYEPFFRASEADFPWIFWQVFERVVSDILRNLNGKLLTFDFIGPQWGRNYEIDLVAVNMKRKEATFVEAKWKDDVDGPREIGKLIAKSQDVP from the coding sequence TTGATTTCCCGTGAGGGGCCTGTTCTCAGCGGGAGGCGCTCGAGGTATATCATAAAGGACTACTGTCTTAACTTCTGGTTTTCCATGATCGAGCCGTGGAAAGCGGCGATAGATTCCTCAGACTACGAACCGTTCTTCAGGGCTTCAGAGGCAGATTTTCCTTGGATATTTTGGCAGGTTTTTGAAAGAGTAGTATCCGATATTTTGAGGAACTTAAATGGAAAACTGCTGACATTTGACTTCATCGGCCCCCAGTGGGGACGGAACTACGAGATAGATCTCGTTGCCGTGAACATGAAGAGGAAGGAGGCAACTTTCGTAGAAGCAAAGTGGAAGGATGATGTTGACGGCCCCAGGGAAATCGGAAAGCTCATCGCCAAGTCTCAGGACGTTCCATAG
- the sfsA gene encoding DNA/RNA nuclease SfsA, with protein sequence MSGEVLLELEVTPCTFIERLNRFVALVEVDGEKRKALITNTGRLEEFIIPGRKAFCTSKSGGKTDFVLIAFEDLNGKGAIIDTRTQAKAFERAVEMNIIPWLKGCRIKRKEVTVGKSRLDYLFECPDTEIYAEMKSAVLRGGGRGEYAMYPDCPSTRGQKHLRELMELRKSGKRAMMFFVGAMPGVERFRPYEKGDPEIARLLREARKAGVEVHALSISLLPDGKVILEKPNLEIKLREDF encoded by the coding sequence ATGAGTGGAGAAGTGCTGCTGGAACTCGAGGTGACCCCCTGCACCTTCATCGAGAGGCTCAACCGCTTCGTTGCTCTTGTGGAGGTGGACGGGGAGAAGAGAAAAGCCCTCATCACGAACACCGGCCGTCTAGAGGAATTCATAATTCCAGGAAGGAAGGCCTTCTGCACTTCAAAGAGCGGGGGAAAGACGGACTTCGTTCTGATTGCCTTTGAGGACTTAAACGGAAAGGGAGCCATAATAGACACAAGAACTCAGGCCAAAGCCTTCGAACGAGCGGTGGAGATGAACATTATTCCCTGGCTGAAGGGCTGCAGGATAAAGCGGAAGGAGGTAACCGTTGGAAAATCCCGCCTGGATTACCTCTTTGAGTGCCCCGACACTGAAATCTACGCCGAAATGAAGAGTGCCGTTCTTAGGGGTGGTGGAAGGGGAGAGTACGCTATGTACCCAGATTGCCCATCGACACGGGGTCAAAAGCACCTACGGGAGTTGATGGAACTCAGAAAAAGTGGAAAGCGGGCGATGATGTTCTTCGTCGGAGCAATGCCAGGAGTGGAGAGGTTCAGGCCCTACGAAAAAGGTGATCCTGAGATAGCGCGCCTCCTCAGGGAAGCGAGAAAAGCGGGCGTTGAGGTTCACGCACTGAGCATCTCACTCCTTCCGGACGGCAAAGTAATCCTCGAGAAACCCAACTTGGAGATCAAACTAAGGGAGGATTTTTAA
- a CDS encoding toprim domain-containing protein: protein MTIVDVRILVEGASDVEVVSKALQGLALGSEYNITISAIIPTTNVEIAKSAAAGADLLIIATDADRVGRDLAERLYNELNEMVGHVERMKLPLGHDLEHVDVELVRKELRNTLVRAGLKSLQVLPGYMEIRKELLDVKGKYDQLANDYEALYKEHEELQRKYEELHAEYTRLRSENDGLKELLDKKSKPVKIEDAWKGLFPAEPVPEERILAMAVEKLGLAGKILVGQGYIFAEDESLIEELLKTVYLSLAVREEPEGKEEPKPQKPPEERPPAPEPEETNIVENPELKPDEIERLLKGVGDE, encoded by the coding sequence ATGACCATAGTTGACGTTAGAATTTTAGTCGAAGGTGCAAGCGACGTTGAGGTCGTAAGCAAGGCCCTTCAAGGGCTGGCTTTGGGGAGTGAGTACAACATTACGATTTCCGCGATAATCCCGACGACCAACGTGGAAATAGCAAAGAGCGCGGCTGCAGGAGCGGACCTCCTTATAATTGCGACCGATGCAGACAGGGTTGGAAGGGATTTAGCTGAGAGACTTTACAACGAGCTCAATGAGATGGTCGGCCACGTCGAGAGGATGAAGCTTCCCCTCGGACATGACTTGGAACACGTTGACGTCGAACTCGTGAGGAAGGAACTCAGGAATACGCTCGTGAGGGCCGGGCTGAAGAGTCTCCAGGTTCTCCCGGGCTATATGGAGATAAGGAAGGAACTCCTTGACGTCAAGGGCAAGTATGACCAGCTGGCCAACGACTACGAGGCACTCTACAAGGAGCATGAGGAGCTTCAGAGGAAGTACGAGGAACTTCACGCAGAATACACCAGGCTGAGGAGCGAGAACGATGGGCTGAAAGAACTCCTCGACAAGAAGAGTAAGCCGGTTAAGATAGAGGACGCCTGGAAGGGCCTCTTCCCTGCTGAACCAGTACCGGAGGAAAGGATACTCGCAATGGCGGTCGAAAAGCTCGGTTTAGCTGGAAAGATACTCGTCGGCCAGGGTTACATCTTCGCGGAGGACGAGTCACTTATAGAGGAACTTCTCAAGACAGTCTACCTCAGCCTCGCCGTAAGGGAAGAACCTGAAGGAAAGGAAGAGCCGAAGCCCCAAAAACCACCGGAGGAGCGGCCACCAGCTCCCGAGCCGGAGGAGACGAACATAGTGGAGAACCCCGAGCTGAAGCCGGACGAGATAGAGCGCCTGCTGAAGGGCGTCGGCGATGAATGA
- the xerA gene encoding site-specific tyrosine recombinase/integron integrase has protein sequence MNETVEEFETYLDLEGKSPNTIRMYSYYIRRYLEWGGELRARPALRFLARLRKRGYSNRSLNLVVQALRAYFRFEGADDEAERLKPPKVPRSLPKALTREEVKKLLSVIPPMRKRDRLIVLLLYGAGLRVSELCNLKKRDVDLEGNLLVVRGGKGAKDRVVPIPTFLSGAVREYLESRNDNSEYLIVEEGRRKKDKLSTKTVWHLLKKYGERAGVEVTPHRLRHSFATHMLENGVDIRAIQELLGHSNLSTTQIYTKVTVEHLRKAQEKARLIEGLME, from the coding sequence ATGAATGAAACGGTTGAAGAGTTCGAGACGTACCTCGACCTCGAGGGAAAAAGTCCCAATACGATTAGGATGTACTCCTACTACATCAGGCGCTATCTCGAGTGGGGCGGGGAGCTTAGGGCGCGCCCTGCCCTCCGTTTTCTCGCAAGGCTTAGAAAGAGGGGATACTCCAACAGGAGCCTGAATCTTGTAGTTCAGGCATTGCGCGCTTACTTCCGCTTCGAGGGAGCCGACGATGAGGCGGAAAGGCTGAAACCGCCCAAGGTCCCGAGGAGCCTGCCGAAGGCCCTAACCCGAGAGGAAGTCAAGAAACTCCTCTCGGTTATCCCGCCAATGAGGAAGCGCGACAGGTTGATTGTTCTTCTACTCTATGGGGCCGGCCTGCGCGTTAGTGAGCTGTGCAACCTGAAGAAGAGAGACGTCGACCTCGAGGGGAACCTCCTAGTCGTACGCGGGGGCAAGGGAGCCAAGGACAGGGTAGTCCCGATTCCGACCTTCCTGAGCGGCGCGGTTAGAGAATACCTAGAAAGCCGGAATGATAATAGTGAGTACCTTATCGTTGAGGAGGGGCGGAGGAAGAAGGACAAACTCTCAACGAAGACCGTCTGGCACCTCCTCAAGAAGTACGGTGAGAGGGCAGGGGTTGAGGTTACACCCCACAGGCTCCGCCACAGCTTTGCGACGCACATGCTAGAGAACGGCGTCGACATAAGGGCGATTCAGGAGTTGCTCGGCCACTCAAACCTCTCAACGACGCAGATATACACCAAGGTCACCGTGGAGCACCTAAGGAAAGCTCAAGAGAAGGCGAGGCTGATTGAGGGGCTGATGGAATAG
- the pfkC gene encoding ADP-specific phosphofructokinase, translating into MGLLDEARELSIYTAYNTNVDAIVYLKEETVQGLINEFGAETIQRRMEEYPRQINEPLDFVARLVHALKTGKPMEVPLINEELHMWFDSHFKYDVERMGGQAGIIANLLANLNFRKVLVYTPHLAKKQAAMFVNKPNLFYPVIEDGRLIFKHPYEAYRDGDPVKVNRIFEFRAGMTFKLGSETVTVPFSGRFIVSARFESIRIYTEPGLKPFLPEIGESVDGVILSGYQGIKPRYSDGKDANHYLREAKKDILLLKREKDVKVHLEFASIQNRELRKKVIYNLFPLVDSVGMDESEIAHVLNALGYSKLSDRIFTYNRIEDTVLGGKILIDEMNLEVLQIHTIYYIVYITHADNPLSEEKLRQSLGLATNLAAARASLGEIRSPEDFKVGLSVPYNERGEYVKLRFEEAKRRLRTKEYRVVIIPTRLVKNPVSTVGLGDTISAGAFTSYLALLRRKGEL; encoded by the coding sequence ATGGGGCTCCTTGACGAGGCTAGAGAACTTTCCATTTACACTGCATACAACACGAACGTCGACGCAATAGTCTACCTCAAAGAGGAGACCGTTCAAGGGCTTATAAACGAGTTTGGGGCTGAAACAATACAAAGAAGGATGGAAGAGTATCCCAGGCAGATAAACGAGCCCCTTGACTTCGTGGCAAGACTCGTCCACGCCCTTAAGACGGGCAAGCCCATGGAGGTTCCTCTCATCAACGAGGAGCTTCATATGTGGTTCGATTCCCACTTTAAATACGATGTGGAGAGGATGGGCGGCCAGGCAGGCATAATAGCCAACCTATTGGCCAACCTAAACTTTAGAAAAGTTCTGGTCTATACCCCCCATTTGGCCAAAAAGCAGGCTGCGATGTTTGTTAATAAGCCCAACCTCTTCTACCCAGTCATTGAGGATGGAAGGCTCATCTTCAAGCACCCTTATGAGGCCTACCGCGATGGTGACCCGGTTAAGGTTAACCGTATCTTTGAGTTCCGCGCAGGAATGACCTTCAAACTCGGTAGTGAGACGGTAACGGTCCCCTTCTCGGGCCGCTTTATCGTTTCTGCCCGCTTTGAAAGCATAAGAATATACACCGAGCCGGGGCTGAAGCCGTTTCTCCCCGAGATTGGCGAGAGCGTTGACGGGGTCATCCTTTCAGGTTATCAGGGCATTAAACCCCGCTATTCCGACGGAAAGGATGCAAACCACTACCTTCGCGAGGCCAAGAAGGACATACTTCTCCTCAAGCGAGAGAAGGATGTGAAGGTTCACCTTGAGTTCGCCTCCATACAGAACCGCGAGCTGAGGAAGAAGGTCATCTATAACCTGTTCCCCCTTGTTGACAGCGTTGGGATGGATGAGTCCGAGATAGCTCACGTTCTAAATGCCCTCGGCTACTCAAAGCTCTCTGATAGGATATTTACCTACAATCGCATCGAGGACACCGTCTTGGGCGGAAAGATACTCATCGACGAGATGAATCTCGAAGTCCTTCAGATTCACACGATTTACTACATTGTGTACATCACCCACGCGGATAATCCCCTGAGCGAGGAAAAGCTCCGCCAGAGTCTTGGGCTGGCAACGAATTTAGCAGCGGCGAGGGCCTCTTTGGGAGAGATTCGCTCACCGGAAGATTTCAAAGTTGGTCTCAGCGTCCCCTACAACGAGCGTGGTGAGTACGTCAAGCTCCGCTTTGAGGAGGCGAAGAGAAGGCTTAGAACGAAGGAGTACAGGGTCGTGATAATCCCCACGAGACTCGTGAAGAACCCGGTATCAACGGTCGGCCTCGGCGATACAATTTCCGCCGGGGCCTTCACGAGCTACCTTGCGCTGCTGAGGAGGAAAGGAGAGCTTTGA
- a CDS encoding aspartate/glutamate racemase family protein, translating to MYGWRGRLGLIVPSSNTTMEMELHNFLPEGVSLHTARVPLKDVNEDELIKMNALAVEAAKLIKDAGVEEILYGCTSGSFIGGKDYETELEAKIESEVNVPVVSTSTAVVEALKILDAQSILVITPYTDEINQREREFLEANEFEVLDIRGLGIEDNTQIGKLEPYEAYRLAKASFMDEADAIFISCTNLRTFEIIEALEEDLSVPVVTSNQASFWLALREMDVTEKIPELGKLFTEF from the coding sequence ATGTATGGATGGCGCGGAAGGCTTGGCCTGATAGTCCCATCATCGAACACCACTATGGAGATGGAGCTTCACAATTTTCTTCCCGAGGGCGTATCACTCCACACTGCTAGAGTCCCGCTCAAGGATGTCAACGAAGATGAATTAATAAAGATGAACGCCTTAGCGGTTGAGGCCGCAAAGTTAATCAAAGACGCCGGTGTTGAGGAGATACTCTACGGGTGCACGAGCGGCTCTTTCATAGGCGGAAAAGACTACGAGACGGAGCTTGAGGCAAAAATTGAAAGTGAAGTAAACGTTCCGGTTGTGAGCACGAGCACCGCCGTTGTTGAGGCTCTAAAGATACTCGATGCCCAGTCGATTTTAGTGATAACCCCCTACACCGACGAGATAAACCAGAGGGAGAGGGAGTTCCTCGAGGCCAACGAGTTCGAGGTTCTTGACATAAGGGGCCTTGGAATAGAGGACAACACCCAGATCGGGAAGCTTGAACCATACGAAGCCTACCGTCTTGCTAAGGCCAGCTTCATGGATGAGGCAGACGCAATTTTCATAAGTTGCACCAACCTGCGGACGTTCGAGATAATCGAGGCTTTAGAGGAAGACCTTAGTGTTCCAGTGGTTACGAGCAACCAGGCATCGTTCTGGCTCGCGTTGCGTGAAATGGATGTCACGGAGAAGATTCCGGAGTTAGGCAAACTCTTTACTGAGTTCTGA
- a CDS encoding SufD family Fe-S cluster assembly protein: MKLHSERETITLSDAKAIIENQIEELAKRNKEPEWMTRIRYKGLEAFERAPHNDPIISEDELLHFIAKPEVEGIPEKIESLDDLPSEMKALLDRLGIDEVEQEYLAGLTVQTDTGVIYNQFLQEWAKKGLTVLSTEEAVRKYPDIVKEHFLKLFRADESKLTAYHIAVWNGGIFLHVKEGLKVPFPLHLFFLIQESALAQAPHIIIVAEPNSEFHLIEGCTSPVLLRHSLHLDMTEAYFGEGAKGQLTVLQNWPEYVHTRPMTRAKIGKGARFINTTVTLGSGKSNIGDPHYWVDENGYVELNGILLGQKDYYIDLGGRMFLQGPGAAGINASKSVIMDESKVITRGVITAEAPKTKGHISCDALLMSDKATMETYPGLVSKVDDAELSHEAAIGKIREEEMFYLMSRGLDEEKATQLIVKGFLEPMLKDIPTEFLVEIRKIIELAVSGGM, encoded by the coding sequence ATGAAACTCCATTCGGAGCGCGAGACCATAACCCTGAGCGATGCAAAGGCCATAATCGAGAACCAGATTGAAGAGCTGGCCAAGAGGAACAAAGAGCCTGAATGGATGACTAGAATAAGGTACAAGGGGCTTGAGGCATTTGAAAGGGCACCCCACAACGACCCGATAATAAGCGAGGACGAGCTTCTCCACTTCATAGCAAAGCCCGAGGTTGAGGGAATCCCCGAGAAGATAGAAAGCCTTGATGACCTTCCGTCGGAGATGAAAGCCCTCTTAGATAGACTTGGTATAGATGAAGTCGAGCAGGAGTACCTTGCCGGACTGACGGTTCAGACAGACACCGGTGTTATATACAACCAATTCCTTCAGGAGTGGGCTAAGAAGGGCCTTACGGTTCTTTCGACGGAGGAAGCCGTCAGAAAGTATCCAGACATCGTGAAGGAGCACTTCCTCAAGCTATTCCGCGCTGACGAGAGCAAGCTAACGGCCTATCACATCGCAGTCTGGAACGGGGGAATCTTCCTCCACGTCAAGGAGGGCCTCAAAGTTCCCTTCCCACTTCATCTGTTCTTTTTGATTCAGGAGAGTGCTTTAGCGCAGGCGCCACACATAATCATTGTGGCCGAACCCAACAGTGAGTTCCACCTCATTGAGGGCTGTACCTCACCTGTTCTGCTGAGGCACTCCCTCCACCTCGACATGACGGAGGCGTACTTCGGTGAGGGGGCCAAGGGTCAGCTCACGGTTTTACAGAACTGGCCGGAGTACGTCCACACGAGGCCCATGACGAGGGCAAAGATCGGAAAAGGTGCGCGCTTCATCAACACGACGGTTACCCTGGGCTCCGGAAAGAGCAACATAGGCGACCCACACTACTGGGTTGATGAGAACGGTTACGTCGAGCTGAACGGTATTCTCCTTGGCCAGAAGGACTACTACATCGACCTCGGGGGCAGGATGTTCCTGCAGGGGCCTGGAGCGGCGGGGATAAACGCGAGCAAATCCGTGATAATGGACGAGAGCAAGGTAATCACGCGTGGCGTCATAACCGCAGAAGCTCCGAAGACGAAGGGTCATATCAGTTGCGACGCCCTTCTGATGAGCGACAAAGCGACCATGGAGACCTATCCCGGACTAGTCAGCAAAGTTGACGACGCAGAGCTGAGCCATGAAGCCGCCATCGGCAAGATACGCGAGGAAGAGATGTTCTACTTGATGTCAAGGGGCTTAGATGAAGAAAAGGCGACGCAACTCATCGTCAAAGGCTTCCTTGAGCCGATGCTGAAGGATATCCCAACGGAGTTCCTTGTGGAGATAAGAAAGATAATCGAGCTTGCAGTGAGCGGGGGCATGTGA
- the sufC gene encoding Fe-S cluster assembly ATPase SufC, whose protein sequence is MLKVENLHVSVEDKEILKGVDLSVGQGEFHVVMGPNGSGKSTLSLTIAGHPKYNVTRGRILFEGEEIHGLEPDERAEKGILLAFQVPPEVEGVRIIEFLQQILVELKGADPAKAYDVVVEKAKELWFKEEDLHRYINVGFSGGERKRLELLQALLIEPKLLILDEPDSGVDVDSLSIISRKIEELHKNGTAILLITHYGRILEHLDREKLTVHVMKDGRIVKTGSGELVDRIDREGFAKIFEEVGA, encoded by the coding sequence ATGCTCAAAGTTGAGAACCTTCACGTTTCAGTCGAGGACAAGGAGATACTGAAGGGAGTCGACCTCTCCGTTGGTCAGGGTGAGTTCCACGTTGTCATGGGACCCAACGGCTCTGGGAAGTCGACGCTCTCCCTGACTATAGCGGGTCATCCAAAGTACAACGTTACCCGCGGTAGGATACTCTTTGAAGGGGAGGAAATCCATGGACTCGAGCCTGATGAGAGGGCTGAAAAGGGAATTCTCCTTGCCTTTCAGGTTCCGCCTGAGGTTGAGGGTGTTAGGATAATCGAGTTCCTCCAGCAGATTCTCGTTGAGCTTAAGGGAGCCGATCCAGCTAAGGCCTACGATGTAGTGGTGGAAAAGGCCAAGGAGCTTTGGTTCAAGGAGGAAGATCTGCACCGCTACATCAACGTTGGTTTTTCCGGCGGTGAGAGGAAGAGACTTGAACTTCTCCAAGCTCTGCTCATCGAGCCGAAACTGCTCATCCTGGACGAGCCGGACAGCGGTGTTGACGTCGATTCCCTCAGCATCATCAGCAGGAAGATAGAGGAGCTTCACAAAAATGGGACCGCGATACTCCTCATAACACACTACGGTAGGATCCTCGAGCACCTAGACAGGGAGAAGCTCACCGTCCACGTCATGAAGGACGGCAGGATCGTCAAGACCGGAAGCGGTGAACTCGTTGACAGGATAGACAGGGAAGGATTCGCTAAGATATTCGAGGAGGTGGGAGCATGA